The genome window GCCAATACCGTATTGGCTACTTACGGGCTTAACAGATATGTACTAAAAACGGCGGCGGATATCATTTTGGGCAATCTAAAGCCACAAGGCAAACTGCCGGTTTCTTTACCTGTCACTCAATAAAAAACCCAGCCTTTTCGGCTGGGTTTTAATTTATTTTTTCTTTAATTTTCTTCGTTCTGACCAAAACTCATAGATGGCCGGAAGCACCGAAATCACAATAATGGCCACAATAACATAATGAAAATGATTTTGTACTAATGGCAAGTCCGCAAACCAATATCCGCCCCCTACAAAAAGCAATACCCATGCCAAACCGCCGATTACGTTGTAAGAAATAAAATGAAAATAACTCATTTTACCGATACCGGCCACAAACGGTGCGAACGTACGGATAATAGGGATAAAACGCGCCAAAATAATGGTTTTACCACCGTATTTTTCATAAAAAGCATGTGCCTTGTGCAGGTGGTCCTGATTTAAAAGCCAACTGTCTTTACGGCTAAACACTTTTGGTCCCAGCCATTTGCCTATTTCATAATTTACGCTGTCTCCCAATACGGCGGCTACAAAAATAGACGGTATCAACAACCACAAATGAATAGGGCTTGCGTCCATCGCAGCCAAAGCACCGGAAGCAAAAAGCAAAGAATCACCCGGTAAAAATGGTGTCACTACCAACCCTGTTTCGCAAAATACTATGACAAAAAGCACCACATACAACCAAGCCCCCATCACACCGGCCCATGCATTGAGGTGCGCATCTAAATGTAAAAAAATATCCATTACTTGAGAAAATAGTTCCATAATATATATTTTAGCAAATCAGAAATTCTTAAAAACAGCAAGCGATTTTAACTTTAAAATAAGACAGGGTAAAACCTCATGTTTTACCCTGTGTATAAATCAAAACAACTCAAAAAGCACTATTGTTTTGCTAATTTATTTATACGGCTCTGTGCGCGATTAGCCAAGCGATCCGTCGGATAGTTGATAATCAGCCTTTTATAAGTGGCAATGGCTTGGGCATCTTTGCCTTGTTTCTCCAAAGCATAGCCCAAATCATACATCACTTCAGGAGCCGTTTGAGTTTGCGGATAAATCAATAAGATTTTGTCCAAAGCAGCCGCCTCTTGAGCGGGGTCCTTCAAACGGCGATGGGCCGTATCTGCCGCTGCAGTTAAAGCAGACACATAATTATCTTCTTTTGAAGCAAATATTTCAGCTGCTTTTACTTGCGTATCATAGGCAGCTTGATATTCTTTGTTCTTGATCAAAACATCTGCTTTGCCAATCCATGCTTCATAAGCGGCCGGTTTGGAGCCAAGTTCGGTGATGGCTCTTTGATAGTAAGCCAAAGCAGCTCCGTAATCTTTTTGGTTTTCTTCTAAAACAGCCATGTGTTTATAAACAATTCCTTTTTCACTTGAATCAGGATATTGTTTTAACACTTGGTTATACATGAACACAGCTGTTTCATATTCTTTCAAATCTCCGCCGTACACGTCGGCCGCCATGCGCAATCCGGCTGCTTTATACGGGGTATCTTCAAACAATTCATTTACTTTTTTATATTCCAAAATAGCAGCATTGTAGTTGCCGTTTTGGCGGTGCCAATCCCCATACAACAGGGTTAATTTATCGTTTCCTGCATAATCAGGGTTTTTGGTAAAAAACTGTTCAAACAACCCACACACCGGCTCATAGATTTTTTCTAACTTTCCTTTCACCAAAGTTTCAAGCAAGGCTGTTTCTCTTTGTTTTTGGGTTAATGCAGAAGTATCCGTAGCCAAAATACGTAAGGCTTGAGCCTTTTGAGAACGGCTCAAATGATCCATCGCTTGCTCTACATTAGAAGAAAGCAAAGATAAATCCTGCATAGAAGGGAAGTAAAAACGCACTTGATATAAAGCCACCAATGCTTTTGCTTCTTGCCGAGCACGCAAATAATAATCTGCTTGCATTAAAAGAGCCGTCTTCACTTCCGGATCTTGCGGATGAGCCGCAATCCACAAGGCGGTATCTCTGGCTAAGGCAGCGGCAAAGGCGCGGTCTTCTCCGGAGGTATTTCCTTTGGTTAAAGATTGTCTCTGATAAAAATTCAGTGTAGCATCATTCTCCGCAAAAGCCGGCAACCATAGCGCGCACATCAAAGCGACTGAAATAATTTTTTTCATACAGATACCTATCTATAGTTGGTAAATTGCAAATCTAAGCCAAAATCTTTTTCGCGCAATTTGGCCATCGTGGCTTGCAGTTCGTCTTTAGATTTGGAAGATACGCGCAACTGATCGCCTTGAATAGAGGCCGCCACTTTCAGTTTGGCATCTTTGATATATTTAGAAATTTCTTTGGCTTTATCTGAGGGAATGCCTTGTTGGATTTTAATGCTTTGTTTGGCATTACCGCCCAAAGCAGCCTCCACTTTGCCCTGATTTAAATTTTTAAGAGCCACACCGCGTTTGGCCAAACGCGTAAAAAGCACATCGCGCAAAGAAGCCACTTTATATTCATCGCTGGAGTGAAGTTTCAATTCATTGTCTTTTTCATTGAGTTCAATGCTGGAGTTGCTGCCTTTAAAATCATAGCGGTTGGCAATTTCTTTGTCTGCCGCAGTCACCGCCTCAGAAATTACATTTAAATCTACTTTGCTTACGACGTCAAAACTGTAATCAGCCATTTTTTCCTCCTGTTTCCTATGCGGAAATATCTGTATTACACATATTATATATTTTTTGTACAATAGGGTTGGTAAGATGATGTAATGCCGTACCTACCTAAAATCCGACAAAAATTAGGAGAATGTACTGATTCACAGTCGTAAAATACACTTATGAACATGAAACTTCGCCTCATCATCATGAACTTCCTCCAGTTTGCCGTCTGGGGTGCTTATTTAACCTCCATGGGTGCTTTTTTAGCAAACGTGGGGCTGGCACAATACATTGGGCTCTTTTATGCCACACAAGGTTTTGTGTCTATCTTCATGCCGGCTATTATCGGTATTTTGGCTGACCGTTGGTTGCCTGCCCAAAAAATGTTGGGCGTGTGCCACTTTTTGACGGCAGTTTTTATGGCAGGTGCGGCTTATTTTGGCTCTCAAGCCGAAGTCAGTTTTAAAGCCATTTATACCTGCTATACCTTGAGTGTGGCTTTTTATATGCCCACGTTAGGTATTTCCAACTCTGTGGCCTACACCAGCTTGCACAAGGTAAACTTAGACCCCGTTTCCGCATTTCCGCCGATTCGTATTTGGGGTACAATTGGCTTTATCTGCACCATGTTGGTTTCTAACTTTACGGGCTTCCAAAACACTTTTGCCCAATGGTATTTATCTGCTGCTTTAGGCATTGTGTTGGCTATCTATAGTTTTACTTTGCCTCAATGCCCCACCGCCAAATCCGGAGAAAAGAAATCTTTTGCCGAAGCCATGGGCTTAAAAGCATTTGCCTTGTTTAAAGATAAAAAAATGGCAATTTTCTTTATATTCTCCATTTTGCTTGGCAGCTGCTTACAAATCACTAACGGCTATGCAAATCCTTTCATTCACAGTTATAACAGTTTGCAAGGGCTTGCCGGCTCTTGGGGTGCCAGCAATGCCAATGCCTTAATTTCTTTATCTCAGATTTCCGAAACGTTCTGTATTTTGTTAATTCCTTTCTTCTTAAAACGCTTCGGCATCAAGAAAGTTATGCTCATTAGTATGTTTGCGTGGGTATTGCGCTTTGGTTTGTTCGGTTTAGGCAATCCGGTCAGCTTGGGCGGGATTACCTTGCTCGTGCTTTCCATGATTGTATACGGTGTAGCCTTTGACTTCTTTAACGTTTCCGGCTCTTTATTTGTGGAAAAAGAAACCGATGAATCTATCCGCTCCAGCGCACAAGGTTTATTTATCTTGATGACCAACGGTGTGGGTGCTACCATCGGTATGCTGGGTGCGCAGAAAATTGTAGATAAACTTGTCAACAATACTGTCAACGCCTATGTGTCTGCCAACGGGCCTTTGGCCGCCGGAGCCGTCTATCCGGCTGATGTATCTCAAGCCATCGCCTCTGGTTGGGCCAATTCTTGGTTTATCTTTGCGGGTTATGCTTTGGTAGTAGCCATCGCTTTTGCGATTGTCTTTAAATACAAACACACTCCGCAAGAAAATTAAATAAAAGTTCTGTTAAAAAGAGGAGAGAAATAATTCTCTCCTCTTTTTTTCTACAAATGATCTTCTTTTGGATATTCCCTTCCGGGTGTATGATAAAAAGGCATTTTGTCTACTCTATAAAACATCAAAGAAGGCAATGCAAAATTAAGTTGATACAATTTTTTTTGCTTTTGTTTATCCAATTCTATAATCACATGGGAAGGACCAAAACCTAGCAGCAATGTCCCGTCCGGTAATACATCTACATCACCAGTGAAGTCATTTTTATTCGCTTGCGGTTCATAAAACTGATACACTTTTTTGGCTTTCCATGCGCCATGTTTACCGGAGATTTTATATTCCACATAACGGCTTTCATTCTCTTTATAACCACGATTGTCAAACAATCCCAACACCCCGTTCGGCAATAAAAACAACGCATGATGATGCTTTGGCCCGTCGGTCAAACCATCTGCTTTTACGCGGTACGGCTTTAAAGAAGGCAAATCAGATAAAAACTTACGATTATGTGCCGTTATGGGCGGCTCCATCAATAAATCCATCTTATTATTAGACATCCACCATACCAACTCCCAAGAGGCGTACTTGGCCGCCACTACCCCCAAATTACGAACGGACATATACAAAATATCCGTCGTCGGTTCATATACAATAGAGTTGATATGAGCCCAATCCACCGGATATTGCTTACCGTTAGTGGCCACGTAAATATTTTTTTCGTCAAAGGCCACTCTGTTTAATGTTTCTATTTCGGCAGGGTCATTTTTTTGATAGACCACTTTGCGCAGCAAATCCCCCAAAGACAAATCACGCAAAATATTTCCTTGCCCGTCCAACTCCAAAATGCGGTCTTCTACCCCCCATTTAGAAAAAGCCAACGAAATAAATTTATCTCCTATTTTCAAACGGTCGTGGTGTCCCTCTGTCTCTTTTCCGCGCAAATCAAAGACAGATTTCCCCAGCAAAGTTTCCGCACCAAAGTTGTTCACCAAAATCATCTCCTCTCCCACAGGTACGACTCGGTGCATCTCATTAAAACGAGTAGGGTCATCTATGTTCAGATAGCGCAGGTTGCCTTTTCGGCTAAAGGCCATAATTACCCATTGCTCTGCAGATGTTTTGCCGTAAATGCTGGCACTGATAAAGTACATATTATCGGCTTTTGTTTGGGCGGGGTCTGTATCTATTTTGACCACTTGTGTCGGTGGGAGCCACTCTCCGTGTGCATACACTTTATCTATATCTACACGATAAGTTTTGGTTTTGCCGGCATAGTCAATCACAATCTCTGTTTGCGCTTCAGGATACAAACCATGTATGCCAAATTCTTTGCCATAACCGGCAGAAAAAGTGTGGGTCAGGTCTCCATCGCCCCTTTGCCCTTTGACAGTGACAGTAAGCGGATGCTTATTCACAAAAGGCAGTTTATAGACGGCAGACAGCGGAGTCTTGCCGCTGGGGTTTAATACAAAGTGCGGAGTAAAATAATAATATACTCCGCAGCCGAAAACAATTATTAAAACTATTAAAAATAATTTTTTAATCATTTTTTTTCCTGATGATATAACTGATTTAGTGTGTATAGAAACAAGATTGATATACACCGCGCAAACACATCGGCACCTTCTTTTGTAAAACTCAGATTTTTACAAGTTTCAATCTTAAAGAACCTTGAACATTTACAGTCAGTGTATTTGGGGGTTATTTCATTTTCTCTTGCATAATGCCCACAATCATCGGGTCCACTGCGCTCATCCCCACCGTAGAAATACTGCCCAAATTTTGGATCGTTTGCTCCGCACTGCGCCCCACGAAACCTTCCACTTCCGTAATGCCGTAATCGTTAATGCCCATAAAAGCACTGCGGATAGCCGCATCGGCCGAGCTGACCACCTTTAAAGCGCAGCCACTTTTGGCACCGTCACAGAGCATACCGCCGATATCACTGATAATATTGTTAATGGCCAACGTCATAGCCTTCACATTGCCGCCGCGTTGCTGATAAACAATAGCCGCCGTAGCGCCGACTCCGGCCGCAATGGCACAACCACAAATAGGGGCCAACTCTCCCGTAAAAACCTTTACATATCCGTTGAGCAGGTGAGAAAGCGCGATGCTTTTTAAAATTTTTTCTTCACTTACTTCCATCTCTTTGCCTACTTTCCACGGGACCAAAATCGTCACTACTCCCTGATTGCCGCTTTCTCCGCTGCTCATCACCGGTACGGCTTGCCCGTCCATACGCGCATCAGCTGCACACGCAGTTAAAATTTTGGTGGAGGTAATCAAATCCATGTGCAATAGTTTTTTACGCACCAATTCCTTAATATAAAAACCTACTTTTTGCAAAGCCTGCCCCATTTCGGCAGCTTTTAGATTCATTTCTACGCCCTTTTTGATATAGGTTAAGTCCGCGCCGTCGGCATTATCCGCCCAAGCAATCAAATCTGACAAGGTGGCCTTTTTTAATGCTTCTTTAAAAGCATGACAATCGGTCTTTTCTTCTTGCACTTGGGCGTCTTTTAATACCGTTTCATTTTTAGATAAATAAGTGACATTGGTATGACTGCCGGAAATAATACAGGTAGATTTTCCCCCATTTTTCCCCTGCAAATTGGCCTCTATATAAAAGCCGTTTTTATCGGGGGCTACTTCTAATAGGACCTTTTTATCGGCTACTAATTTTTTGGCTTTTAACAAAAGTTCTTTATCGGCACCGGACAAAATTTCCATTTGTAAGTCCGGCTTAGCAATCAACAACCCCATCGCCGCTGCCAACAAATTCCCTTTTTCTCCGTCAGTGTTGGGAATGCGTACACCACAACCGTTTTTATAGGTTCCGGCATCTAACCGAAAAGAGGCCTGAGCCACTTCCTCACCCAACTCCGCTGCCGCATAAGCGGCACATAAAGCAACCGACACCGGCTCTGTACAACCCATAGCCGGATAAACTTGGTGTTTTAATACTTCCTTTAATATATTCATGCGATATTCCCGTTTGTCTTTAAACTATAATGAGCGCCTTTACCCACAATAATATGGTCATGCACTGTAATCCCCAGCAAAGCGGCTGAACGGACTATTTCTTTTGTTAAAGCGATATCCTCTGCAGAGGGGGTAGGGTCTCCGGAGGGGTGATTATGCACCAAAATCACTGCGGCCGCTTTAGCCGCCAAAGCACATTCTACCACTTTACGCGGAGACACACTTACTCTATCTAAACTTCCGGTGGCAATAATTTCCGTTTTGATCACCGTATTTCGAATAGACAAATAAATCAATTCTAAACATTCATCACTGTTTCCGGCCAAAGAGGCTTTGCAATATTTTATCACTTGTTCCGGAGTACGAATAGTAATTTTTTTCTTTACTTCATCTAAAGAATATTTTTTAAATACACTTCGGATAAGTTTTAAGTACAAAGCACTTTGACGGCCTATTCCTTTTACACAACACAGCTCCTCCACCGAAGCATCCAACACCGCTGAAAGGCTGCCAAAACGTTTCAATAAAGCCCAAGCCAACGGCTTTGTATCTCGTCTGGCAATACAATAGGTGAGCAAAAGTTCCAGCGTTTCATGATCCAAAAAATGGTCCAATCCACCGGAAGCAAATTTCTCACGAATTCTTTCTCTGTGCCCTAAATAGGAAGGTTTTATTTTTACAGGCATAATTTAATTATATGTTTTTTATGCTATTTTTTAATGCTAAAATACAAGAAAGTTTCTTTTTACCTATTACGAGTGAGGAAAACATGTCTATCAAAGTTGCTATCATCGGGGCAGGACCTGCCGGCTATCCGGCCGCATTGACCGCCGCTAAATTGGGTGCTGAAGTAAGCGTGATTGAAAAGGCAAAACTTGGCGGAGTTTGTTTAAATAGCGGTTGTATCCCTTCTAAATCTTTATTAGATGCCGCACACAGATTTGACGTCATTAAACATATTTCTTCTTTATGTGAAACGGAAGCGGCCAATAGCGCCGAAAATGTTTTCCGACATTTATCTTGGCAAAAAATACAAACCCGTCAGCAAAATATCACCCAGAAATTAACAATGGGCATTTCCGCCTTGCTGAAGCAAGCCAAAGTAAACGTCATACAAGGCACTGCCACTTTTAAAGACGCAAACACCTTAACCGTAAAAAATGAACAAGAAGAAAAAGAAATTCCCTTTGATTATGCCATCGTGTGCAGCGGAAGTACGGCTTTTGTACCACCGCCGTTTGATAAAATTAAAGAACACATTTACGATAACAGCAATATTTTCACGCTTTCCCAATTACCGCAAACATTAACAATAGTAGGCGGCGGAGTCATAGGTTGTGAGTTTGCCACACTCATGTCTTCGTTGGGTGTTAAGGTATCCATGATAGAAATGCAAAACCGCCTTTTACCCACTTTAGATGAGGGTTTAAGCCGCGTTATTCAAACCAATCTTCAAAAACGCGGTGTCTCTTTGTTATTAGGTAAAAAAGCCGTAGATGTGAAAGTAGAAGAAAATCAAAAAACATTAATCTTAGATGATGGCACCACTTTACAAACGGAAGTTATATTAACGGCGATCGGCCGCAGTTGTGATCTAACGGAACTCAAACCGGAAAATGCCGGATTAACATGGGATAGAAAAGGCCTTAAAAACGTAAACCCGCACACCTTGCAAATCACAGAAAATATTTACGCCGCCGGCGATGTGACGGGCCTTTCGCTTTTGGCTCATGCCGCCAGCCGTCAGGGTATCGTGGCCGCCGGCAATATCTGTGGGAAAAAGGCCACCTATAATAATGATCTAGTGCCCAATGCCGTTTATACTTCTCCGGAATTAGCCTCTGTCGGCCTCAGCAAAGCACAGGCTCAAGAAAAGGGCTTGGAAATAAAAACATATAAATATTTTATGCTGGCCAACGGCAGAGCCTTAACGATGCAAGCGGCAGAAGGCTTTGTGGAAATTGTTGCCGATAAAAATTCCGATAAAATTTTAGGTGCAACGATGGCGGGCCCCAATGCTTCGGAAATCATCAGTACTATTACCGTAGCCTTAGAAGCGGGCTTTACGGTGGAAAGATTAAAAAATGTCATTTTTCCGCACCCGACGGTTTGCGAATCCATCGGAGATGCTTTAGTCAAATGAAAAAATCCTTTGTTATCGTATTAGTTCGACCCAGAGACCCCAACAATATCGGGGCTGCTGCAAGGGCCATGGCCAATTTTGGCCTAAGCGAACTGCGCGTAGTAGAGCCCTTTTTGCCTTCTTGGCAGATAGCCGTCAGTGCAGTGGGCGCACAAGATATTTTGCAAAACGCCAAACTTTTTTCTTCTTTACCACAAGCATTGAGCGATTGCGACCTCACGATTGCCACTACCGCTTTAAAAAATCGTCAACTCAATGAGCAGATTGTCGCTTTACCTCAACTTCCTACATGGATAGAGCAGTACAATGCAGAAAAAATAGCACTTGTTTTCGGTAATGAAAAAACCGGCCTTTGCAATGAAGATATCGAACTTTGCACCGCCGCCATGCATATCCCTACAACGGCCAAACAACCCTCCGTCAATTTGGCTCAAGCAGTTATTTTGACCTGTTATGAATTGGCACGCGCAAATAGCGATCAAACACTTAGAGGCCCTAAGTTGCCTACTTTTCAACAAACCGAATTGGTCATTGACTCTTTAGAACGTTTGATGACGCAAGCGAACTTTAAACAAGATTTCTCTTGTGAACAACGTAAAATATTAGTCCGAACATTGTTTCACAAAACCCGTTTATCCGGAAACGATTTATTCTTTATTAAAAAATTGGCGGACCAACTGGTAGCAACTTTACAAAAGAATTCTTAATCCGTTTTTTATAAAAACGGAAAATGAAAGAAAGGCGCACAAAATGTTAGAATATACACGTGCTATAAGCGGAGAATGTATGCAATATAATATTTTGGTCATTAATCCCGGTTCCACTTCAGACGATATCGGTTATTATCGTGGCGATAAAGCCGTATTTGAAGTGACGGTGCGTTATTCGATAACAGACCTTGAACCCTATGAAGGGAAAAATGTGATCGAACAATTACCTCTGCGAAAAAAATTAATCCTAGACTACTTAATAGATCACCATGTTTCTCTAAAAGAGATTGATGCCGTTATCGGACGCGGCGGTTTTATTCGCTCGGTAGAAGGGGGCGTTTATTGCATTAATGACCAAATGGTATCAGACTTGGAAACAGGCCGATATGGCGGCATTCACCCTTGCAATTTGGGCGGAATTTTGGCCAGAGAAATTGCACAATATGCCGAATGTCCCTGCTTTATCGCCAATCCGGTAGTCATTGATGAAATGCAACCTTTAGCCCGTTATAGCGGCATGCCGGAAAACCCACGCCTTTCCGTCTTCCATGCACTTAATCAAAAACGGGTAGCGCGGCTAATTTCCGAACAAAAGGGCAAGCGCTACGAAGAAGTAAATTGCATTGTATGTCATGGCGGTGGCGGTGTATCGGTAGGGGCGCACAAACAGGGCAAAGTGATTGATGTCAGCAACGGATACGAAGGTGATGGCCCCATGACTCCGCAACGCAGCGGCTCTGTACCGAGCGCACAATTAGCAGATATGTGCTACAGCGGAAAATATACGCGCCAAGATATTCATTTTAAAATGCGCGGAAAAGGCGGCTTGGTGGCCTATACCGGCACTTCTGATGTAAAAGAGTTGGAAGAATTTATTACCAGCGGTGCCAAACGTCCGGGATCTTTAATCAGTACCACTCCGCAAAAGGCTAAAGAGGCTCTAGATGCTATGATTTATCAAATTGCCAAAGAAATTGGTGCGCAAGCGGTGGTATTGGAAGGAAAAGTAGACTTTATTATTTTAACGGGCGGATTGATGTTTAGCAAATATATTCCGCGCGAATTGGAAAGGCAAATTGGCTGGATTGCCCCGATTTACATCTTGCCCGGAAGCGAAGAAAAAGACGGACTGCGAGATGCGGCCCGCCGCGCATTAGAAAACCCCTCTATAATTAAACATTATTCTTAAGGAGCAATGAACATGAAATTCAATAGTTTTCAAGACCTCATCAATCAGGTCAAAGGAAAGTCTAACCGCGTCGTAGTACCGGGCGCCAACAATTCCGAAGCCTTAGAAGCCATTAAAATGGCTGATGACAACGGTCTTATTTCTCACGGTATTTTAATCGGACCGATGGCCCAAGTCAAGGAAATGGTAAAAGCAGCCGGACTAAATGAAGATAAATTTGAATTTATTGATTGTGAAGACGTGCCCACCATGTGCAAATTAGCCGTAGACCAAATTTTGGCCGGAAAAGGGGACTTCTTAATCAAAGGTTTAGTAGATACCAAGTATTATATGAAAGCCATTTTAAATAAAGAGGCCCACTTGGTGCCGGAAGGCGCGTTGCTTTCTCACTTTGTTTTATACAGCACGCCCAAATACAACAAACCTTTTGCCGTCACCGATTCTGCCGTAGTAATCGCTCCTACTTTGGAACAAAAAGCCAAAATCATTCAAAATGCCGTCAACACCATGCACAAATTGGGATTGGAAAATCCGAAAGTGGCCTGTGTATGTCCTGTTGAAAAAGTAAATGAAAAAATCCCCTCCACCGTTGATGCTGCCACGTTAGCCCAAATGAATGCCGAAGGCAAAATCACCGGTTGTGTAGTGGAAGGACCGTACGATTTATATATCTCCATGTCTGCCCAAAAAGCAGCTGAAAAAGGAATCACCGGCAAACAAGTGGCCGGCAATGCCGATATCTTGATGTTGCCGGATTTAGATGCCGCCAACCCGCTTTATAAAGCATTGGCTTTCTTTGGCGAACAAATGGAAGCGGCCGCCATCTTGGTCGGACCGAAAATCCCCGTCATTTTGCCGTCTCGTGCCGATGACCCGAAAGTAAAACTCAATGCCATTGCATTGTGTTCTTTCTTGAAAGATCAAAAATAATCTTCTGAGTGGGCGGCCGGATATTTTTCCGGCCGCCACTTTACGAACATGTATCAGAAACTCATTTCTTTTCTAAACCAGCATTACCGCCGCTATCACGATTTGATGTTTTATATTTTAACGCTTTTCGTGATTGCCTTGGCTACCGGTTTGGCAATTCACATTACGCGAGATAAAAACGAACAGGAACTGCTCAACTCTCGTGAAAAAGAAATCTATGTTTCTGAATTTACCATCAAACAAAAGCCCATCTATGTTGCCTTACAAGAGGCCGGGTTGGAAAACAGAGAAGTTTCCGCCATTGTGGACAAACTAAACTCTGTGGTGGATACGCGCAAATTACAAAATCAAGATCGGTACTCCATCTCCACCACTACCGATGGCAAATTTGCCTTGTTTATCTTACACAAAGATTTGGCTCATTATTTTGTGGCTGATGCCGGTGGAAAATTGGTAGCAGGGGTATCGGAAGTAGAAATTAAAACCCGTATCCAGAGTACCGCCGGCAAAATTGAAGGCTCTCTTTTTAATTCCATGCTAAAAGACGGAGTCACCATCCCGCTCATAGTAGACTTAACCGATGCTTTTTCTTGGACCATCGA of Elusimicrobiaceae bacterium contains these proteins:
- a CDS encoding DedA family protein, producing the protein MELFSQVMDIFLHLDAHLNAWAGVMGAWLYVVLFVIVFCETGLVVTPFLPGDSLLFASGALAAMDASPIHLWLLIPSIFVAAVLGDSVNYEIGKWLGPKVFSRKDSWLLNQDHLHKAHAFYEKYGGKTIILARFIPIIRTFAPFVAGIGKMSYFHFISYNVIGGLAWVLLFVGGGYWFADLPLVQNHFHYVIVAIIVISVLPAIYEFWSERRKLKKK
- a CDS encoding tetratricopeptide repeat protein, producing the protein MKKIISVALMCALWLPAFAENDATLNFYQRQSLTKGNTSGEDRAFAAALARDTALWIAAHPQDPEVKTALLMQADYYLRARQEAKALVALYQVRFYFPSMQDLSLLSSNVEQAMDHLSRSQKAQALRILATDTSALTQKQRETALLETLVKGKLEKIYEPVCGLFEQFFTKNPDYAGNDKLTLLYGDWHRQNGNYNAAILEYKKVNELFEDTPYKAAGLRMAADVYGGDLKEYETAVFMYNQVLKQYPDSSEKGIVYKHMAVLEENQKDYGAALAYYQRAITELGSKPAAYEAWIGKADVLIKNKEYQAAYDTQVKAAEIFASKEDNYVSALTAAADTAHRRLKDPAQEAAALDKILLIYPQTQTAPEVMYDLGYALEKQGKDAQAIATYKRLIINYPTDRLANRAQSRINKLAKQ
- a CDS encoding YajQ family cyclic di-GMP-binding protein; the protein is MADYSFDVVSKVDLNVISEAVTAADKEIANRYDFKGSNSSIELNEKDNELKLHSSDEYKVASLRDVLFTRLAKRGVALKNLNQGKVEAALGGNAKQSIKIQQGIPSDKAKEISKYIKDAKLKVAASIQGDQLRVSSKSKDELQATMAKLREKDFGLDLQFTNYR
- a CDS encoding MFS transporter; the protein is MNMKLRLIIMNFLQFAVWGAYLTSMGAFLANVGLAQYIGLFYATQGFVSIFMPAIIGILADRWLPAQKMLGVCHFLTAVFMAGAAYFGSQAEVSFKAIYTCYTLSVAFYMPTLGISNSVAYTSLHKVNLDPVSAFPPIRIWGTIGFICTMLVSNFTGFQNTFAQWYLSAALGIVLAIYSFTLPQCPTAKSGEKKSFAEAMGLKAFALFKDKKMAIFFIFSILLGSCLQITNGYANPFIHSYNSLQGLAGSWGASNANALISLSQISETFCILLIPFFLKRFGIKKVMLISMFAWVLRFGLFGLGNPVSLGGITLLVLSMIVYGVAFDFFNVSGSLFVEKETDESIRSSAQGLFILMTNGVGATIGMLGAQKIVDKLVNNTVNAYVSANGPLAAGAVYPADVSQAIASGWANSWFIFAGYALVVAIAFAIVFKYKHTPQEN
- a CDS encoding aryl-sulfate sulfotransferase — translated: MIKKLFLIVLIIVFGCGVYYYFTPHFVLNPSGKTPLSAVYKLPFVNKHPLTVTVKGQRGDGDLTHTFSAGYGKEFGIHGLYPEAQTEIVIDYAGKTKTYRVDIDKVYAHGEWLPPTQVVKIDTDPAQTKADNMYFISASIYGKTSAEQWVIMAFSRKGNLRYLNIDDPTRFNEMHRVVPVGEEMILVNNFGAETLLGKSVFDLRGKETEGHHDRLKIGDKFISLAFSKWGVEDRILELDGQGNILRDLSLGDLLRKVVYQKNDPAEIETLNRVAFDEKNIYVATNGKQYPVDWAHINSIVYEPTTDILYMSVRNLGVVAAKYASWELVWWMSNNKMDLLMEPPITAHNRKFLSDLPSLKPYRVKADGLTDGPKHHHALFLLPNGVLGLFDNRGYKENESRYVEYKISGKHGAWKAKKVYQFYEPQANKNDFTGDVDVLPDGTLLLGFGPSHVIIELDKQKQKKLYQLNFALPSLMFYRVDKMPFYHTPGREYPKEDHL
- a CDS encoding serine dehydratase subunit alpha family protein, with the protein product MNILKEVLKHQVYPAMGCTEPVSVALCAAYAAAELGEEVAQASFRLDAGTYKNGCGVRIPNTDGEKGNLLAAAMGLLIAKPDLQMEILSGADKELLLKAKKLVADKKVLLEVAPDKNGFYIEANLQGKNGGKSTCIISGSHTNVTYLSKNETVLKDAQVQEEKTDCHAFKEALKKATLSDLIAWADNADGADLTYIKKGVEMNLKAAEMGQALQKVGFYIKELVRKKLLHMDLITSTKILTACAADARMDGQAVPVMSSGESGNQGVVTILVPWKVGKEMEVSEEKILKSIALSHLLNGYVKVFTGELAPICGCAIAAGVGATAAIVYQQRGGNVKAMTLAINNIISDIGGMLCDGAKSGCALKVVSSADAAIRSAFMGINDYGITEVEGFVGRSAEQTIQNLGSISTVGMSAVDPMIVGIMQEKMK
- the radC gene encoding DNA repair protein RadC is translated as MPVKIKPSYLGHRERIREKFASGGLDHFLDHETLELLLTYCIARRDTKPLAWALLKRFGSLSAVLDASVEELCCVKGIGRQSALYLKLIRSVFKKYSLDEVKKKITIRTPEQVIKYCKASLAGNSDECLELIYLSIRNTVIKTEIIATGSLDRVSVSPRKVVECALAAKAAAVILVHNHPSGDPTPSAEDIALTKEIVRSAALLGITVHDHIIVGKGAHYSLKTNGNIA
- the lpdA gene encoding dihydrolipoyl dehydrogenase codes for the protein MLFFNAKIQESFFLPITSEENMSIKVAIIGAGPAGYPAALTAAKLGAEVSVIEKAKLGGVCLNSGCIPSKSLLDAAHRFDVIKHISSLCETEAANSAENVFRHLSWQKIQTRQQNITQKLTMGISALLKQAKVNVIQGTATFKDANTLTVKNEQEEKEIPFDYAIVCSGSTAFVPPPFDKIKEHIYDNSNIFTLSQLPQTLTIVGGGVIGCEFATLMSSLGVKVSMIEMQNRLLPTLDEGLSRVIQTNLQKRGVSLLLGKKAVDVKVEENQKTLILDDGTTLQTEVILTAIGRSCDLTELKPENAGLTWDRKGLKNVNPHTLQITENIYAAGDVTGLSLLAHAASRQGIVAAGNICGKKATYNNDLVPNAVYTSPELASVGLSKAQAQEKGLEIKTYKYFMLANGRALTMQAAEGFVEIVADKNSDKILGATMAGPNASEIISTITVALEAGFTVERLKNVIFPHPTVCESIGDALVK